Proteins encoded together in one Deinococcus irradiatisoli window:
- a CDS encoding M20/M25/M40 family metallo-hydrolase — MTQSTSSTALNTDFLLALLREAGPSGFEARPARVWLKEAATFARTRSDFYGNAYAEIGAEDGQPIVLMGHLDEIGLMVSHVDDQGFLAVLNVGGWDPQVLVGQRIRLLAPGGDVLGVIGKKAIHVMEQEERSKASKLEELWIDTGMSAEQVKESIPVGTVGVIEQPPLLLGDKLVSRALDNRVGAFIVLEALRKLHQQGVKRRIVAVGTAQEELGIFGAQVSSHGLDPLAGIAVDVTHETDQPGVNPKKYGKAPFGSGANLSVGAMFNPRLTDALQAAGKAQGIPFTLSATPRHSSTDGDALALARAGVPAGVVSIPNRYMHSPSEMVQLSDVQACIDIIAAWIVGLPEGELDFSRH; from the coding sequence GTGACCCAATCAACTTCTTCGACGGCCCTGAACACCGACTTTCTGCTGGCCCTGCTGCGCGAGGCCGGCCCCAGCGGCTTTGAAGCCCGCCCCGCCCGGGTGTGGCTCAAGGAAGCCGCCACCTTCGCGCGCACCCGCAGCGACTTCTACGGCAACGCCTACGCCGAAATCGGCGCCGAGGACGGCCAGCCGATCGTGCTGATGGGCCACCTCGACGAGATCGGCCTGATGGTCTCGCACGTGGACGACCAGGGCTTTCTGGCGGTGCTGAACGTGGGCGGCTGGGACCCGCAGGTGCTGGTGGGGCAGCGCATCCGGCTGCTCGCCCCCGGCGGCGACGTATTGGGCGTGATCGGCAAGAAGGCCATTCACGTGATGGAGCAAGAAGAGCGCAGCAAGGCCAGCAAGCTCGAAGAGCTGTGGATCGACACCGGCATGAGCGCCGAGCAGGTTAAAGAAAGCATTCCGGTGGGCACGGTGGGCGTCATCGAGCAGCCGCCGCTGCTGCTGGGCGACAAGCTGGTCAGCCGGGCGCTCGACAACCGGGTGGGCGCCTTCATCGTGCTCGAAGCACTTCGCAAGCTGCATCAGCAGGGCGTCAAGCGCCGCATCGTGGCGGTCGGCACCGCGCAGGAAGAACTCGGCATTTTCGGCGCCCAGGTGAGCAGCCACGGCCTCGATCCGCTGGCCGGCATCGCGGTGGACGTGACGCACGAAACCGATCAGCCGGGCGTGAATCCCAAGAAGTACGGCAAAGCGCCGTTCGGCTCCGGCGCTAACCTCAGCGTGGGAGCAATGTTCAACCCCAGACTGACCGACGCCCTGCAGGCGGCGGGCAAGGCCCAGGGCATTCCCTTCACCCTCTCGGCCACCCCGCGCCACTCCAGCACCGACGGCGACGCGCTCGCGCTGGCCCGCGCCGGGGTGCCGGCCGGGGTGGTCAGCATTCCCAACCGTTACATGCACAGCCCCTCGGAAATGGTGCAGCTCAGCGACGTGCAGGCCTGCATCGACATCATCGCCGCCTGGATCGTGGGCCTGCCGGAAGGCGAGCTGGACTTCTCGCGCCACTGA
- the apaG gene encoding Co2+/Mg2+ efflux protein ApaG, whose product MSDHAPPELAAPDVRVSVNASHLPAYSQPGRQVFSYVIRIENHAAESWQIVAREWLITDGGGRQTRVQGEGVVGEQPVIAPCGVFVYDSFVTLEDLPGSMSGHYEVRDAWNQRGRVPIPAFALALPEPKLLN is encoded by the coding sequence ATGTCCGACCATGCCCCACCTGAGCTGGCCGCGCCCGATGTGCGGGTCAGCGTGAACGCCTCGCACCTCCCGGCGTATTCGCAGCCGGGGCGCCAGGTGTTCAGTTACGTGATCCGTATCGAGAATCACGCCGCCGAGTCGTGGCAGATCGTGGCCCGCGAGTGGCTAATCACCGACGGCGGCGGTCGCCAGACGCGGGTGCAGGGCGAGGGTGTGGTGGGCGAGCAGCCGGTGATCGCGCCGTGCGGGGTGTTCGTTTACGACAGCTTCGTGACCCTCGAAGATTTGCCCGGCAGCATGAGCGGCCACTACGAGGTGCGCGACGCCTGGAACCAGCGTGGCCGGGTGCCGATTCCCGCCTTCGCGCTGGCGCTGCCGGAGCCCAAGCTGCTCAATTAG
- a CDS encoding YbjN domain-containing protein — MARITVAAALFGASLVGLTLPLAGAQSSTLLRSATPESLTPLLRAAGYTVTLDRSGKSPFLKVENKDEGTDFYIDFLNCNASSCDGAYANVLYDLKDLKSAPDLKKINAWNQEYFSQAYLDDNGKPHLISPYSFVGGFTGASFMNWIAAFYGELNDFYELLNK; from the coding sequence ATGGCAAGAATTACAGTTGCGGCGGCGCTGTTCGGTGCCAGCCTGGTGGGATTGACGCTGCCGCTGGCCGGCGCCCAGTCCAGCACCCTCCTTCGTTCGGCCACCCCGGAAAGCCTGACGCCGCTGCTCAGGGCGGCTGGCTACACCGTCACGCTCGACCGCAGCGGCAAGTCGCCGTTTCTCAAGGTCGAGAACAAGGACGAGGGCACGGACTTCTACATCGACTTCCTGAACTGCAACGCCTCGAGCTGCGACGGCGCTTACGCCAACGTTTTGTACGACCTCAAGGACCTCAAAAGCGCCCCGGACCTGAAAAAGATCAACGCCTGGAACCAGGAATATTTCAGTCAGGCGTACCTCGACGACAACGGCAAACCGCACCTGATCAGCCCCTACAGCTTCGTGGGCGGCTTCACCGGGGCCAGTTTCATGAACTGGATCGCGGCGTTCTACGGCGAGCTCAACGACTTCTACGAGCTCCTCAACAAGTAG
- a CDS encoding GAF domain-containing sensor histidine kinase yields the protein MSLPPAASSPGLEHHPGQPLSRTVLLTRNVLPLLIALVVIAYEELFIPLGDASFGHLAHLAFYGLAGPLVTFFTIQWIAEGVQAREQAEQELRRLYAELSASHERMSALQHLMREVSEPADLETLLEVAVSGAQAATGAASVQARLRGNGYSSAEHPQARRSEGLSRQLGEPGRYQVSEALRAGGEALGELSLSFAEPPSSDTRELIQAIGSELSSAVISTQRRTRDLITLFEVDQSIRAERNMQRLLARVTGNIAGRVQATARAAFLTDQDGLLRLEYARDPGGEIRSGGALPAFVRRVAELGQPGVASPQEAAEVFPGVRAALGLPMHGEGGLVGVIVLGGEGPFEKERAPLLALLASQATLAVRNARAYLYSEELAIGEERNRIAREIHDGVAQSLAFCAIKLDVVARQIPNSPEQAVLGVQEAGALLREQIREVRRSIFALRPIDLERYGLLETVRRYVLDFGEQHSVKVQLDIGGDIHLAPGDEAVVFRILQESLNNVAKHARAGSVTVRLTGNHSVKLAVEDDGQGFDLSQVSGRVSSAGGLGLTQMRERIESRGGSYRVESEPGRGTRIEARLPQG from the coding sequence GTGAGCCTTCCGCCTGCCGCTTCTTCTCCCGGTCTGGAGCACCACCCCGGCCAGCCGCTCTCGCGCACGGTGCTGCTGACGCGTAACGTCCTGCCGCTGCTGATCGCCCTGGTGGTGATCGCCTACGAGGAGCTGTTCATTCCGCTGGGCGACGCCAGTTTCGGCCATCTGGCCCATCTGGCCTTCTACGGCCTGGCCGGGCCGCTGGTCACCTTCTTTACCATCCAGTGGATCGCCGAGGGCGTGCAGGCCCGCGAACAGGCCGAGCAGGAACTGCGGCGCCTCTACGCCGAGCTGAGCGCTTCGCACGAGCGCATGAGCGCCCTGCAGCACCTGATGCGCGAGGTGTCGGAACCGGCCGACCTCGAAACGCTGCTGGAGGTGGCGGTGAGCGGCGCGCAGGCGGCCACCGGCGCGGCGTCGGTGCAGGCCCGGCTGCGCGGCAACGGCTACAGCAGCGCCGAGCACCCGCAGGCCCGGCGCAGCGAGGGCCTGAGCCGCCAGCTCGGCGAGCCGGGCCGCTATCAGGTCAGCGAAGCGCTGCGGGCCGGGGGCGAAGCGCTCGGCGAACTCAGCCTCAGCTTCGCCGAGCCGCCCAGCAGCGACACCCGCGAGCTCATCCAGGCCATCGGTTCGGAACTCAGCAGCGCGGTGATCAGCACCCAGCGCCGCACCCGCGACCTGATCACCCTCTTCGAAGTCGATCAGTCGATCCGGGCCGAGCGCAACATGCAGCGCTTGCTGGCGCGCGTCACCGGCAACATCGCCGGACGGGTGCAGGCCACCGCCCGCGCCGCCTTCCTCACCGACCAGGACGGCCTCCTGCGGCTAGAATACGCCCGCGATCCCGGCGGCGAGATTCGCAGCGGCGGCGCGCTGCCGGCCTTCGTGCGGCGGGTGGCCGAGCTGGGGCAGCCCGGCGTCGCCAGCCCCCAGGAAGCCGCCGAGGTGTTTCCCGGCGTACGGGCGGCGCTGGGCCTGCCGATGCACGGCGAGGGCGGGCTGGTGGGCGTGATCGTGCTGGGCGGCGAGGGCCCCTTCGAAAAGGAGCGCGCCCCGCTGCTGGCGCTGCTGGCCTCGCAGGCCACCCTAGCGGTGCGCAATGCCCGCGCCTACCTCTACAGCGAGGAACTCGCCATCGGCGAGGAGCGCAACCGCATCGCCCGCGAGATTCACGACGGGGTGGCGCAGTCGCTGGCCTTCTGCGCCATCAAGCTCGACGTGGTGGCCCGCCAGATTCCGAACAGTCCCGAACAGGCCGTGCTGGGCGTGCAGGAAGCCGGCGCGCTGCTCAGGGAACAGATCCGCGAGGTGCGGCGCAGCATCTTCGCCCTGCGCCCGATCGATCTGGAGCGCTACGGCCTGCTGGAGACGGTGCGGCGCTACGTGCTGGATTTCGGCGAGCAGCACAGCGTCAAGGTGCAGCTGGACATCGGTGGCGACATTCATCTGGCGCCCGGCGACGAAGCGGTGGTGTTCCGCATTCTGCAAGAAAGCCTCAACAACGTCGCCAAGCACGCCCGCGCCGGCAGCGTCACGGTGCGCCTCACCGGCAACCACAGCGTCAAGCTGGCGGTAGAAGACGACGGGCAGGGCTTCGATCTTTCGCAGGTCAGTGGGCGGGTCAGCAGCGCGGGCGGGCTGGGCCTGACCCAAATGCGCGAACGCATCGAGTCGCGCGGCGGCAGCTACCGGGTCGAGAGCGAGCCGGGGCGCGGCACCCGCATCGAGGCGAGGTTGCCGCAGGGCTGA
- a CDS encoding RNA methyltransferase translates to MNLAVVLVSPKTSGNVGAAARAMLNMGASDLRIVAPRCDYKDSASRAMAVHAAPLLESAKLFGTLKEAIADCDLVVGTSARTRAELAPPQHPAQVRPLVQAASSAALVFGPEESGLSNADLELCRVTMLVPTAAYASLNLAQAVLLSCYEFLQSESGAGSAGRSEEPRFPERKLALSSEMEGLYGHLHDVMMLTGYTDAVRARHTMRLWRVALDRAAFSPAEVRLVRGLLRQVQWKIQNEQAKNEPATRPAPQPGPSD, encoded by the coding sequence GTGAATCTCGCCGTCGTGTTGGTGTCTCCCAAAACTTCCGGTAATGTCGGCGCGGCGGCGCGGGCGATGCTCAACATGGGCGCCAGCGACCTGCGGATCGTCGCGCCGCGCTGCGACTACAAGGACTCGGCCAGCCGGGCCATGGCGGTGCACGCCGCGCCCCTGCTGGAAAGCGCCAAGCTGTTTGGCACCCTCAAGGAAGCCATCGCCGACTGCGATCTGGTGGTCGGCACCAGCGCCCGCACCCGCGCCGAACTCGCGCCGCCGCAGCACCCGGCCCAGGTGCGCCCGCTGGTGCAGGCGGCGTCCTCGGCAGCGCTGGTGTTCGGGCCGGAGGAATCGGGCCTGAGCAACGCCGACCTCGAACTGTGCCGGGTCACCATGCTGGTGCCGACCGCCGCCTATGCCAGCCTCAACCTGGCCCAGGCGGTGCTGCTGAGCTGCTACGAATTTCTGCAGTCCGAGAGCGGCGCGGGCTCGGCGGGCCGCAGTGAAGAGCCGCGCTTTCCCGAACGCAAGCTGGCCCTGTCCAGCGAAATGGAAGGGCTCTACGGCCACCTGCACGACGTGATGATGCTCACCGGCTACACCGACGCGGTGCGCGCGCGCCACACCATGCGGCTGTGGCGGGTGGCGCTCGACCGGGCAGCCTTCAGCCCGGCGGAAGTGCGCCTGGTGCGCGGGTTGCTGCGGCAGGTCCAATGGAAGATCCAGAATGAACAGGCCAAGAACGAACCGGCCACGCGCCCAGCGCCACAACCCGGCCCAAGCGACTGA
- a CDS encoding glycogen synthase: MRILHVASEAYPFSRTGGLADVMAALPAELVRLGHQVSVLSPWYADLLGTPHEIWRSGDLRLGEIVEAGVRFLFLETPAFKRPGIYHDDDVQRFSAWGRRVLTALQAAGVRFDVLHGHDWAAGLVVAHSNLRRLPSVFTIHNLQYQGRWNLYESAGWTGLPDWFARVEDVEFYGDLNLMKAGLIYAGHVTTVSPTYALEITTPQFGEGLEGVLQERRRQGQLSGVINGLDQERWDPRTDGHVLPYGDMAGKAANVAALREEFGLDDAPILSCVSRLAVQKGLDILLAALPEIVKSWNVVLLGSGDVQLEAAFSGWARRSPRVRHVTGMNEALSHRLYAGAHAFAMPSRFEPCGLSQMIALRYGTPPVARRTGGLADTVPEDIGFLFDDATPEAFLEALQRAEAALATPTGWNARAGRGFDLDFSWEGPARRYLDIYRQVAGD; the protein is encoded by the coding sequence ATGCGTATTCTCCACGTGGCCTCCGAGGCTTATCCTTTTTCCCGTACCGGCGGGCTGGCCGACGTGATGGCCGCCCTGCCGGCCGAACTGGTCCGCCTGGGCCATCAGGTGAGCGTGCTGTCGCCGTGGTACGCCGATCTGCTGGGCACCCCGCACGAGATCTGGCGCAGCGGCGACCTGCGGCTCGGCGAGATCGTGGAAGCCGGCGTGCGCTTTCTGTTCCTGGAAACCCCGGCCTTCAAGCGCCCCGGCATCTACCACGACGACGACGTGCAGCGCTTCTCGGCCTGGGGCCGCCGGGTGCTGACGGCGCTCCAGGCCGCCGGGGTGCGCTTCGACGTGCTGCACGGCCACGACTGGGCCGCCGGGCTGGTGGTGGCGCACAGCAACCTGCGGCGCCTGCCGAGCGTCTTTACCATTCACAACCTCCAGTACCAGGGCCGCTGGAATCTCTACGAAAGCGCCGGCTGGACCGGACTGCCCGATTGGTTTGCCCGCGTCGAGGACGTCGAGTTCTACGGCGACCTCAACCTGATGAAGGCCGGGCTGATCTATGCCGGGCACGTCACCACCGTCAGCCCCACCTACGCCCTGGAGATCACCACTCCGCAGTTCGGCGAGGGCCTCGAGGGCGTGTTGCAGGAGCGCCGGCGCCAGGGCCAGCTCTCGGGCGTCATCAACGGCCTCGATCAGGAGCGCTGGGACCCGCGCACCGACGGCCACGTCCTGCCCTACGGCGACATGGCCGGCAAGGCGGCCAACGTGGCGGCCCTGCGCGAAGAATTCGGGCTCGACGACGCCCCGATTCTCAGCTGCGTGTCGCGGCTGGCGGTGCAAAAGGGCCTCGACATTCTGCTGGCGGCGCTGCCGGAGATCGTCAAGTCGTGGAACGTGGTGCTGCTGGGCAGCGGTGACGTGCAGCTCGAAGCGGCCTTTTCCGGCTGGGCGCGGCGCTCGCCGCGGGTGCGCCACGTCACCGGCATGAACGAGGCGCTCTCGCACCGCCTGTATGCCGGCGCGCACGCGTTTGCCATGCCCAGCCGCTTCGAGCCGTGCGGGCTCTCGCAAATGATCGCCCTGCGCTACGGCACCCCGCCGGTCGCCCGCCGCACCGGGGGCCTGGCCGACACGGTGCCGGAAGACATCGGCTTTCTGTTCGACGACGCCACGCCCGAAGCGTTTCTGGAAGCCCTGCAGCGGGCCGAGGCGGCGCTCGCCACCCCGACAGGCTGGAACGCGCGGGCCGGGCGCGGCTTTGACCTCGACTTCTCCTGGGAAGGCCCGGCCCGGCGCTACCTGGATATCTACCGGCAGGTGGCCGGCGACTAG
- a CDS encoding tyrosine-type recombinase/integrase, protein MGKKRSNGEGSIYAQPDGSWRGAITVQIDGLGRPKRKYVSGKTQKEVREKIKHLLRLRDENALVDPSRLTVGEYLEQWLKDTSADFKATTRQKRADVIKLYLVPHIGKKSLQKLTPLDVQNLQTTLLSTPRQTGGEPLKPATVAGAMTLLNTALKHALQLGLLYRNPADAVKRVRVLKRDFQVWEPSEVQRLIVAVQHSRLYGLVYLALTTGMRRGELCGLQWSDINRGVITVHHNCVLVGNKATLTTPKSAASPRRIPLPADTLEALRVHRERQEREREAAGEEWQESGLVFATSIGTLYHPRNLLRDWYVLLDHAQVRRIRIHDIRHTYASLAIYQGLDPKALADRLGHSRASLTLDLYAHVFEEQRERTALTLSDLMNRSEPDDPLLQNRG, encoded by the coding sequence GTGGGTAAGAAAAGATCGAATGGCGAGGGGTCAATTTACGCCCAACCCGACGGGTCCTGGCGCGGCGCCATCACGGTCCAGATCGATGGCCTGGGCCGCCCGAAACGCAAGTACGTCAGCGGCAAAACCCAGAAAGAGGTGCGCGAGAAGATCAAGCACCTGCTGCGGCTGCGCGACGAGAACGCCCTCGTCGATCCCAGCCGCCTGACCGTCGGCGAATACCTGGAGCAGTGGCTCAAGGACACCAGTGCCGACTTCAAGGCCACCACCCGGCAGAAACGCGCCGACGTCATCAAGCTCTACCTGGTGCCCCACATTGGCAAGAAGTCCTTGCAGAAGCTCACGCCGCTCGACGTGCAGAACCTTCAAACGACCTTGCTCAGCACGCCCCGCCAAACCGGGGGCGAGCCGCTCAAGCCCGCGACGGTGGCCGGCGCCATGACGCTGCTCAACACGGCCCTGAAGCATGCCCTGCAACTGGGTCTCCTCTACCGCAACCCGGCCGACGCGGTAAAGCGGGTGCGGGTGCTCAAGCGTGACTTCCAGGTCTGGGAACCCAGCGAAGTGCAGCGCCTGATTGTGGCCGTGCAACACAGCCGGCTCTACGGCCTGGTGTATCTGGCCCTCACCACCGGCATGCGGCGCGGTGAGCTGTGCGGCCTGCAATGGAGCGACATCAACCGCGGCGTGATCACCGTGCACCACAACTGCGTGCTGGTCGGCAACAAGGCCACACTCACGACACCCAAGAGCGCCGCCAGCCCCCGGCGCATTCCCCTGCCAGCCGACACCCTCGAAGCCTTGCGGGTGCACCGGGAACGCCAGGAGCGCGAACGCGAGGCGGCCGGTGAAGAGTGGCAGGAATCCGGACTGGTGTTCGCCACCTCGATCGGGACCCTCTACCACCCGCGCAACCTGCTGCGCGACTGGTATGTCCTGCTCGACCACGCCCAGGTCCGCCGGATTCGGATTCACGATATCCGCCACACCTACGCCTCGCTGGCGATCTATCAGGGCCTGGACCCCAAGGCGCTGGCTGACCGCCTGGGCCACAGCCGGGCGAGCCTGACCCTGGACCTATATGCCCACGTCTTCGAAGAGCAACGCGAGCGGACGGCGCTGACCTTGAGTGACCTGATGAACCGCAGCGAACCCGACGATCCGTTGCTGCAAAACCGGGGCTGA
- a CDS encoding IS4 family transposase, producing the protein MKNTRSRPPQDSLCALLTAHFPLDPRRLTVLAALILAIIEKRTVCLFQLVVCIRLVGTDETIYQRLKRFVQFDWADQQPMMTRFVLGFFRDQDDLVLILDRTNWKWGQRDLNLLILSVMWKSFSFPLAWTVLPHGGSSSSAARIALLESVAATLHGKRLALLADREFIGQEWFLALQRLGIKPTIRLHATTRVNGIPVWACFKKLQAGELRRWHCAMTVYGVQMRVLACKNLHGESLYLAYHGWSTQAIDRYAWRWNAEHMHQALKRRGFDLEATRLTDGGRLSLLFGVVTLAFIWCCVSGEFVATNSPPKTLKHGYSAKSVFRLGLDALGVVLSRRPRHKYSSRPTFIQLLATFDP; encoded by the coding sequence ATGAAGAACACCAGGAGCCGACCGCCTCAGGATAGCCTCTGTGCGCTCCTGACGGCCCATTTTCCGCTTGATCCTCGTCGCCTCACCGTTTTGGCGGCATTGATCCTTGCCATCATCGAAAAACGCACCGTCTGTCTGTTCCAATTGGTGGTGTGCATCCGTCTCGTCGGAACCGACGAGACCATCTACCAGCGCCTGAAACGCTTTGTCCAGTTTGACTGGGCGGACCAACAGCCGATGATGACCCGCTTCGTGCTGGGGTTTTTCCGTGATCAGGACGATCTGGTGCTCATCCTCGACCGCACGAATTGGAAGTGGGGTCAGCGCGATCTCAACCTCCTGATCCTCAGCGTGATGTGGAAGTCGTTCAGTTTTCCGCTGGCTTGGACGGTGCTGCCCCATGGGGGCAGCAGTTCATCGGCTGCTCGTATCGCCCTGTTGGAATCGGTCGCTGCGACGCTGCACGGCAAACGTCTTGCCCTGCTGGCAGATCGGGAGTTCATCGGCCAGGAGTGGTTTCTCGCGCTTCAACGCCTGGGGATCAAACCGACAATCCGGCTGCACGCCACTACACGCGTGAACGGGATCCCAGTCTGGGCCTGTTTCAAGAAGCTCCAGGCGGGTGAGCTGCGCCGATGGCACTGTGCGATGACGGTCTATGGTGTACAGATGCGGGTTCTTGCGTGCAAGAACCTCCACGGGGAGAGCCTGTATCTGGCGTACCACGGTTGGAGTACACAGGCCATTGACCGATATGCCTGGCGCTGGAACGCAGAACACATGCACCAGGCGCTCAAGCGACGCGGCTTCGATCTGGAGGCGACCCGACTCACCGATGGTGGCCGACTCAGCCTGCTGTTCGGCGTGGTGACCCTCGCCTTCATCTGGTGCTGCGTCAGTGGGGAGTTCGTGGCCACGAACTCCCCACCAAAGACCTTGAAACACGGCTACAGCGCCAAAAGCGTGTTTAGGCTGGGCCTCGATGCCCTTGGAGTCGTTCTTTCGAGGCGGCCTCGACACAAATATTCGTCCAGGCCGACATTCATCCAGCTACTCGCGACTTTTGACCCCTAG